A window of Cellulomonas fimi contains these coding sequences:
- a CDS encoding phage tail protein: MLEDTATAVGLQYFVTVDGHKLGAFSSCEGLGLEVVVESREEGGFNTGVWQLPTRVKYPNVKLTRPLGKETADVMAWLSTVSQGLVATTASIEARTTDGTKVVRWTLQGVVPIRWTGPSLTPDTTKVVTETLELAHHGFGKGS; this comes from the coding sequence GTGCTGGAGGACACCGCGACAGCCGTCGGGCTGCAGTACTTCGTGACGGTCGACGGTCACAAGCTCGGCGCGTTCAGCTCGTGCGAGGGGCTCGGGCTGGAGGTCGTCGTGGAGAGCCGCGAGGAGGGCGGCTTCAACACGGGGGTCTGGCAGCTGCCGACGCGCGTGAAGTACCCGAACGTGAAGCTGACCCGGCCGCTCGGCAAGGAGACCGCGGACGTCATGGCGTGGCTCTCGACGGTCAGCCAGGGCCTGGTGGCGACGACGGCGAGCATCGAGGCGCGCACGACGGACGGCACGAAGGTCGTGCGCTGGACGCTGCAGGGCGTCGTGCCGATCCGGTGGACCGGGCCGTCGCTGACGCCGGACACGACGAAGGTCGTGACGGAGACGCTCGAGCTCGCGCACCACGGCTTCGGCAAGGGGTCGTGA
- a CDS encoding LysM peptidoglycan-binding domain-containing protein: MGSATGFNASAASAAPAGASTLTHAKLDLHEPSKDGALDKPGPLIGSVAFQFNPKELTLQKSAKWTRPTTKGSTRSSPPQYQGPQPSKLTLEMFLDESVFFDPGKKQDGSVVKTVEQLFKCCVPTDASHGQKKDSPPWVKFSWGGLTGFLAYIEQVQVKYTLFTPAGLPVRAVCTVTLQELAGEPPGTNPTSGGRVPHREHVVVQGDTLPGVAYQEYGDAALWRAVADVNGIDDPARLRPGRRLLLPTADELLRTAAPTAPRTPLTTPRPGAPAVTPAPRRDREVAGAVR, translated from the coding sequence ATGGGCTCGGCGACGGGGTTCAACGCGAGCGCGGCCTCCGCGGCACCGGCGGGCGCGTCGACGCTGACGCACGCGAAGCTCGACCTGCACGAGCCGTCGAAGGACGGTGCGCTGGACAAGCCGGGGCCGCTCATCGGGTCGGTCGCGTTCCAGTTCAACCCGAAGGAGCTGACGCTCCAGAAGTCGGCGAAGTGGACGCGCCCGACGACGAAGGGCAGCACGCGGTCGAGCCCGCCGCAGTACCAGGGGCCGCAGCCGTCGAAGCTGACGCTGGAGATGTTCCTCGACGAGTCGGTGTTCTTCGACCCGGGCAAGAAGCAGGACGGGTCCGTCGTGAAGACCGTCGAGCAGCTCTTCAAGTGCTGCGTACCGACGGACGCGTCGCACGGGCAGAAGAAGGACTCGCCGCCGTGGGTCAAGTTCTCGTGGGGCGGCCTGACGGGCTTCCTCGCGTACATCGAGCAGGTGCAGGTGAAGTACACGCTGTTCACGCCGGCGGGGCTGCCGGTGCGGGCGGTGTGCACGGTGACGTTGCAGGAGCTCGCGGGCGAGCCGCCGGGCACGAACCCGACGTCGGGCGGCCGGGTGCCGCACCGCGAGCACGTCGTGGTGCAGGGCGACACGCTGCCGGGGGTCGCGTACCAGGAGTACGGGGACGCGGCGCTGTGGCGCGCGGTCGCGGACGTGAACGGCATCGACGACCCGGCGCGGCTGCGCCCGGGCCGGCGGCTGCTGCTGCCGACGGCGGACGAGCTGCTGCGCACAGCGGCCCCGACCGCGCCGCGCACGCCGCTGACGACGCCGAGGCCGGGCGCACCCGCGGTCACGCCCGCGCCCCGCCGGGACAGGGAGGTGGCCGGTGCCGTTCGGTGA
- a CDS encoding VgrG-related protein, whose product MPFGEEHSATLLVSVDGAPLPADVAPLLVSGYVDSARSVPDLFVLRFSDEHGTVLAKGGFTIGAKVELQVQASGPGGPKPLLKGEVTAVEAELDPEGLYTTVRGYDVSHRLFRGRRMEAYRTMKPGEIVRKVAQRAGLTVGTVSSEGAVIEHAVQDDVDDWTFVSTLADELGWVVRVVDGKLHAGPPAEATAAPATSGEARKDPLVLEAGVNLQWLRATVTAAGQVPDVQVRSWDVKQKKALVGTATASTVSAQLADADPVKLAKKFGGPTLVEPASRLGTQSAVTARAKALADRIAGGFAELEGAVHGNPTLLAGGSVAVRGIGSPFDGQYVLTSVRHDFDAERGYVTSFTVAGASERSLLGTVLGSSGGGIGAAGGPTGRTPTLGVMPAIVTDAKDPESLNRVRVKLPVHSDTYESGWARVVQPGAGASRGTGLLPEVGDEVLVAFAEGDLAQPYVLGGLYNGKDAPDKDQVGGTDGKIQKRVFVSRTGMRVEHLEKPDGEELTISTNAGAQKVRLVQKPDAAIEIISEGPVTVTAKKAATVTAQNDVSVTSKTGAVTVKGLDVTLEGSKSVMVKGPKVTIEGTATTDVKGAVVKVAAQGTAELSASGITTVRGSLVKIN is encoded by the coding sequence GTGCCGTTCGGTGAGGAGCACAGCGCGACGCTGCTGGTGTCGGTCGACGGAGCACCGCTGCCGGCGGACGTCGCGCCGCTGCTGGTGTCCGGGTACGTCGACAGCGCGCGCAGCGTGCCGGACCTGTTCGTGCTGCGGTTCTCCGACGAGCACGGGACGGTCCTCGCGAAGGGCGGCTTCACGATCGGCGCGAAGGTCGAGCTCCAGGTGCAGGCGAGCGGGCCGGGCGGCCCGAAGCCGCTGCTCAAGGGCGAGGTCACGGCGGTCGAGGCTGAGCTCGACCCGGAGGGCCTGTACACGACCGTGCGCGGCTACGACGTGTCGCACCGCCTCTTCCGGGGCCGCCGGATGGAGGCGTACCGGACGATGAAGCCGGGCGAGATCGTCCGCAAGGTCGCGCAGCGTGCGGGCCTGACGGTCGGGACGGTGTCGTCCGAGGGCGCCGTCATCGAGCACGCCGTGCAGGACGACGTCGACGACTGGACGTTCGTGTCGACGCTCGCCGACGAGCTCGGCTGGGTCGTGCGCGTCGTCGACGGCAAGCTGCACGCCGGTCCGCCCGCCGAGGCGACGGCCGCGCCCGCGACGAGCGGCGAGGCGCGCAAGGACCCGCTCGTGCTGGAGGCGGGCGTCAACCTGCAGTGGCTGCGGGCGACGGTCACCGCCGCAGGTCAGGTGCCGGACGTGCAGGTGCGCAGCTGGGACGTCAAGCAGAAGAAGGCGCTCGTGGGCACGGCGACCGCGTCGACCGTGAGCGCGCAGCTCGCCGACGCGGACCCCGTGAAGCTCGCGAAGAAGTTCGGCGGGCCGACCCTGGTCGAGCCGGCGTCGCGGCTCGGGACCCAGTCGGCGGTGACGGCGCGCGCCAAGGCGCTCGCGGACCGGATCGCGGGCGGGTTCGCCGAGCTCGAGGGTGCGGTGCACGGCAACCCGACGCTGCTCGCGGGAGGGTCGGTCGCGGTGCGCGGCATAGGGTCGCCGTTCGACGGCCAGTACGTGCTCACGTCGGTCCGGCACGACTTCGACGCCGAGCGCGGGTACGTCACGTCCTTCACGGTGGCAGGCGCATCGGAGCGGTCGCTGCTCGGCACCGTGCTCGGGTCGTCGGGCGGCGGGATCGGTGCGGCGGGCGGGCCGACGGGTCGCACGCCGACGCTCGGGGTGATGCCGGCGATCGTCACCGACGCGAAGGACCCGGAGTCGCTCAACCGCGTGCGGGTCAAGCTGCCCGTGCACTCCGACACGTACGAGTCGGGGTGGGCGCGCGTCGTGCAGCCGGGTGCAGGCGCGTCGCGCGGGACCGGCCTGCTGCCGGAGGTCGGCGACGAGGTGCTCGTCGCGTTCGCCGAGGGCGACCTCGCGCAGCCGTACGTCCTCGGCGGGCTCTACAACGGCAAGGACGCGCCCGACAAGGACCAGGTCGGCGGCACCGACGGCAAGATCCAGAAGCGCGTCTTCGTGTCCCGCACGGGGATGCGCGTCGAGCACCTGGAGAAGCCGGACGGCGAGGAGCTGACCATCTCCACGAACGCGGGCGCGCAGAAGGTGCGGCTCGTCCAGAAGCCGGACGCGGCGATCGAGATCATCTCGGAGGGTCCGGTCACGGTCACCGCGAAGAAGGCGGCGACGGTCACCGCGCAGAACGACGTGTCGGTGACGAGCAAGACCGGCGCGGTCACCGTCAAGGGTCTCGACGTGACGCTCGAGGGCTCGAAGTCCGTCATGGTCAAGGGGCCCAAGGTGACCATCGAGGGCACCGCGACCACCGACGTGAAGGGCGCCGTCGTCAAGGTCGCCGCGCAGGGCACCGCCGAGCTGTCGGCGTCCGGCATCACGACCGTCCGCGGCTCGCTCGTGAAGATCAACTGA
- a CDS encoding GPW/gp25 family protein, whose product MGQEFIGAGWAFPVRTDATGRIALSREGREIEESIRLILATAPGERPMRPEFGCAAHDYVFAPADASTAGAIADAVRVALDRWEPRIDLQDVLVRYDEVDRGLLYIDVQYALRGTNDPRNLVFPFYTIPDERPGTPAGTGAAGPTGGGA is encoded by the coding sequence GTGGGCCAGGAGTTCATCGGTGCCGGGTGGGCGTTCCCCGTGCGCACCGACGCGACGGGCCGCATCGCGCTGTCCCGTGAGGGCCGCGAGATCGAGGAGAGCATCCGCCTGATCCTCGCGACGGCCCCCGGCGAGCGGCCCATGCGTCCCGAGTTCGGCTGCGCGGCGCACGACTACGTGTTCGCCCCGGCGGACGCGTCGACGGCGGGCGCGATCGCCGACGCCGTGCGCGTCGCGCTCGACCGGTGGGAGCCGCGGATCGACCTGCAGGACGTGCTCGTGCGCTACGACGAGGTCGACCGCGGCCTGCTCTACATCGACGTGCAGTACGCGCTGCGCGGCACGAACGACCCCCGCAACCTCGTCTTCCCCTTCTACACGATCCCCGACGAGCGCCCGGGCACCCCCGCGGGCACGGGCGCCGCCGGGCCGACGGGCGGAGGTGCCTGA